Genomic DNA from Corylus avellana chromosome ca4, CavTom2PMs-1.0:
taaggacGCTTGATGTCTGGTATAGAAATTCAacaatcatataattaagtttcaaaattgaattattttcataacaatttttttaataaacaatatGATTATTGTACTTTACATAGATGCCGAGAGAGATATCGTTGTTTCCCTTATTAATTTCACTGTTAGAGGTTCAATCTAAAATATCGTCGTTTTAATTATAAGTTAAGCTGTTGGTAATTTGAGTATATAAACCTATCTAACAAAAAGTCATTCTAAACAATGACGGAACAGCCTTATTAGCTTCAAATCATAAATCTTTGGTGATTGctaattgattaattaatctacatggaaaaagaaaaacaggttatatatatatactttttgttaAAAGACGAAATGACCCCTCTCcacttaataataattaataatcatATATAGTTGCAACGAAAGCCACGTTAGCTAGCTGTAGAgaacataattaatttaaactatttttgaattaaaattaacaaattaaggCCAAGGAGATTAAATAGAAACTTGATGTAATCCATGTTCTGCATTTGCCTGTTACAGTTCAACTCATGAAAAAGATATAATGGAAGGGAGTTGATACAAGAGATTATTAAtgttaatttgaattttatgaAGAAAGTAGAAACTAAACTTTAATAAATTACATTGAGTACCTTTTTCAATTAATCTCCTGACAAGTCTTGCTTAATTGTGTCATTtagaaaatcattaaatttaacatatttaaattattttaggtATGGTCAGAAGAATTCTGGAAAAAATTGATGGTATAAGTAGAAAAAAGGACAATAACGGTTGGACTCCACTTCACTTGGCTGCATACTTCGGCTTTCCAAGCATGGTTGAGCAGTTGTTGGATAAAGATAGAGAAGTAGCATACATGAAAGACACAAAGAGTATGACACCTCTTCATATTGCAGCTCAACATGGTAATTATTTGGCAATGAAGGTGATTGTAGAAAGGTGTCCAGATTGTTGCGAACTGGTTGATAACAGAGGTTGGAATGTACTCCATTTTGCTATCAAAGGAAGGAGGAGTTATAAGCTAAACACTATCGTGGATATTATAATAGAAAATTGGTCTTTCAGTAACCTTTTGAATGAGAAGAATGCCGATGGGGATACACCTCTTCATTTCTATGCCACTACTTCTTCGGAATCATTATTAAAGTTAAAGAAGTTCGTTAGTCACCCTCGACTCGACGAGATGGCCTTCAACAAACAACACCTCAACGCGTGGGATATCTCTGCCGCAACTGAAAAACGTTCATGGACAGAGGTAACACATAATTTCATCTTTCATCTTacatattgctttatttttctgtgtttttggtTATTGAGGTGGGGCCATCTAACAATGTTTGAAAACCCCCGCTATTTGAATTTGTCACAACCCACCCCCATCCCAAGAGAGGGCAACACCAGCCACCATCACTAACAAACGGTACCAAATATTTGCCTAATTGTATTCTCCATTTATTTAGTGTAAGCTATACACgcccacacacacaaaaaaacatacttaattgaaaaaaaaaaaaaaaaaagtttgatggAGATGGTGGTTGGTTCTTTTTTAAGACTCCATAAAAATTCTTGTATTTATCACCAACCAAATCTCTTTAGTTTCTGTTTAAGGACCATCCATCTGGTAACTATCACTTtttgcctctctctctccctctctcataatcagtctcctttttctttttctaaactTAGTATAACTGTTCGATCAATTACATCTAAAATTATAAAGGAGTATATGAAATAATTAACTTCTAAATTATGGAATAAAATCACTCATTTATATGCTCTCTGAGAAACATacttcaaatttatatatttatttattaagcgAATATAACTATCTGCTTTTGGGGAAAACTAAAGAATTTGTATTTatattcaatattaattttctcCGTTTTCTTACACgaattaaactttagttgcttatgaattaattaagaaaaaacaaatccataattaattaagttgatataaaagtatattacaaatgaaaatttcaaatcatGCAAATTAAGTATTGTTAAAAACGTTTTAATGcattttaaaatctcaaaaaaataattcttatatttagcaatcttaattaaataagcATTAGTAAATGTCAAACTATTTTTACATTATCTATCTCATTTAACtctaaataatcattttttcttccttgaatagcatgtttgtctttttaactAAATTAAGTGCCTATTTAGTTCAACGGTTTTAAAACATacgatttgaaaaaaataataataataaaatacagttaacgaaaatgcaatttttaaaaatgtaattaagcattttttaaaatcatggTTTGACTTTTTAAAGTGTATGTTGTAAAGGTAGTACTACACATAATtggattaaatataataaagattcatctaaaatttaatggtaattttaaaaatcacctaTAGgtgtaaaaaaattagtataacAAAAATTTGAGTATGTGTAGCAAtaatctttttaaaatgatCCCTTTTGTTTGCACTTTGAAAATTTAAGGGTGTGATTTATTTAGAAAGGGATAATTGTGTCATTTGGGAAGTTTAATTGACTGTGTCATAAGGCACGTGTCATGTACCCATACAGAAGTCAACATGGCTTAAGCATGCTCAGCTCTAAGAGTAAGAGggtaaagaaataaataaataatgccaTTGCGCGCATATTTTCACttccattttttcctttttctttttctaaaatataaCACGCAgcaaattttttatctttttcttgttttaaattCCAATTCTGTCTTTAAACGATTTGAGCGTTTCAATTTGGTCACAGTTacatatatgaatatatatgatAACCTTTTTCGTATATATGTTCTTATAATTCTTATACATTGCATGTTAATTACATgttggttttaaaaaatcataatctaTATAAACAAATGACAATGTACATTAGGTGCTAGAATAGTTTCTACacgttttacttttttttttttttttttttttatgtattaaatgATATATGTTTCTACATATTCTCATTTTTCATAATTACATTAATTAGgggctataaaaaaaatagcgaCCATGAGGTATATAAAAATCCATAATAAATCATCAACAGAAAATTgaccctattaaaaaaaaaaatccatgctaaatccctttctaaaataaaaaaacattatacGTGCTTTTTTTCTTACAAGCTATATAAAAATCTCTAATAATATCGGTATAAACATTACACAGAGGTCTATAATTCAGCGTGAATTGCATGGACTACCTCAACGAGTAATAACTTTTGAGGATGAGGACAAGGGTGGAGACAAGATAGATGAAGATTCGATATCTTTGTTGCGGAACGCATCCGAAGCCCATTTGGTAGTAGCTACACTGATTACAACCGTGACATTTGCAGCATGTATTACCATGCCTGGGGGTTTCGCGGGTAGTGGAGAAGGTTCACACCCAGGCTCTgcacttctaaaaaaaaatactgctTTCAAAGCATTCGTTATCATAGATACTTTATCCATGGTGTTGTCAAGTTCTGCCGTCTTTATTCACCTAGTGAcgccatttttttttggcaaaaattccAATAAAAAACATGGCCTGTATCTTGTCGTGCTGGCCTACCAACTCATTTTGGGGGCCATGATAACAATGGTACTAGCATTTGTCACAGGCACATATGCTGTGTTAATGCATTCCTTGGATCTTGCCATTGCCAACTGTATCATTGGCCTAACTTTCTTCGTTATCCTCTTCCttgtgtttaaaaaattgacaaaggaTGCGATGAAGCGATAACTAACATGTAAAAGAAGAGATCAAGGATGTTTCATTCAGATGCGATATCTGATCGACAATCATATTAAGTGAGAAGTGTAGTCTGAATGAGTTTTCTTGTTACTTAATTTGGCATGTTACGAATTGATGATCCATGTATAATACCTTACATTCGATGTGTTTGCCTAAGACATATATAGCTGTTGTATAGTTTCTCGAAATACTATGTGTTTTATGGTAATTTTGATAAGTATCCTAAATCTAGTTGACCTGGCTACCCATACTAATAATAGGCATGCATACGTGGCAGAACTGGGTCACATTCTCAGTTCATGATTACATAAATATTAACTGCATGACAGGAGCTTTTTGTAAAGTTGAATGCTCGATTTAGTGTACTtaattttgtagattttttagtctagtaattttatatttacttttcaatGTTTCATATATTGTGTTTGCTACaaattatatactatatataaacTGCACATTTTGCACATTTAACGCCCCAATCCAATGAATAGCaatgcaaatattttcttattaatttttatcttacaGATTTATTTTTAGTCGTGTCACCAAAATGAGATTTTGAGAATTCTTTTGTTCCATTACTTTGTTCTCTGTTTTGGCTCTTTCAACTAGTATTTATATCTCTTTTGGTCCAATATTACATTGTTCTTATACTATTGAggattttttaaactttaatttttataatagtACGGCAGTTTCCCTAATTCCGTCAAgcttaaatgattttttaattttttttttctcttttagttaTTTGGATTTGAATATAAGGATCATTGGATAGGTTGATAAATAAAGTGATAATATGTAATTaagcatatacatatataatatttggctACTCAAATAGCACACTAGAATGCACCAATACTAATATATCATATCAAGCGGAGATACATTAATTGATGTCATTCTCCTACACATCTTTtgtcaaacttttttttaaaaatatattattgaatttgtaggactCACATATAAGTCTTATAGATTCAACAATGAATTTGCCCATCTCTGGTATGGAGATGAATATGAGATGAAAACCAAGCATTTCCCTATCAGACGTTCGATCAAGTTTGTAttagtaaataaaaatatcCACCATTCCGCACACAACGTTGTTTGACAAAACATCAGAGTTTTTTCAACTCCTGATCTTGGTTATTTGATAGCAGCAAATGTATACCTTAGTACAAGTAACAATATTGCAAAATAGCACAACAGCAAAAACTAATTAAActagtttgatatatataatatcccAAGCCAAATACGATCAAAGGATGTTTTGGTGGTTTGGTCCCACTAAATCCACCAAGTATATATTGAACCTAAGTTGGAAACATTCCCTTTCAAATTCGACTATATATGCACTCAACTAACAAATTAATACGTAAGGAATTCATTTTTCAGCCAAACTgatcacacacatatatatttatataacagTAAATACTTTTTGTCTCCATCCAAATTATTTCACACTTTATGTCCtgaaaatgaccaaattgcGTAAAGCCCATGGTAGAAACAGAGCCAAAGAAAGCATACAGCAGGAAAGACAGTTCTCTAGCTCCTATAATCCTATTATGTTaatcttttcaattatattagtattttgattaattagtgAGCCCCATAATAGGTAAATCTTGCATTATGAACTCCTTTTTCTCAAGAATAAGACAAGTATTACGTATCACATGAATGGCAATTGACAAATACAATAATTCGTCacttcatcatatatatatattctaaaacaTTAATTTCCAGAGCTAAAAAGTAATAGATTTTCAAACCGACAACATGATACCCATAAAAAATACTCCATACCCAATTAATTAAAGAGACAACGTAAAAGATAGAGATAGTTAAACAATAATTGAAAAGGCTAGAAAACGATACGATGCAGCTGATTGAATTGCTCGGATTTTATAACAATTACAGAGTAATCAAATAACATAGTTAACATCAAAAacatttgaatttcaaaataaaactgatAAGCTGTAAGGACGGAACtagaaattcaaataaaaaaaaattttaagggccaaaataagaaaaaaaagaagacaaactatttttttaaaacaaatttaaagatttcaaaatctttttaacaatttttttttttaaaaaaaaaaaaacagaaggttGATATTTCAGGGTTTGGAGGCTGTCAAGACGAGGTCTGACGTATTGTGATAATTGCTCCAACTTAACTTCTTGACAGCCAAAGTTCATCAAGTCAACTTGGAAGAACAACGTGTTATCCATGCATGTTTAATTAGAATCTAACACAAGAAgtatatttcttcaaatttcaaatattattttcaaattaaaagatttaaattttatcatatgatCAGCTTGTCGATATTAATGTATGAATGAATATGATAGCTATTGTTGAGGGAATAAATGTTGAATTCTTAACATCCTAAGAATTTTAAAGAATCCTAATTTAATACGAagagtgatttataattagGCTCATGAATCACATAGATGTCTACCAGTTTTAGGCAAAGTTTGTTGCAAAAGTTAATGTGTCGAGAGGTATATGTGTGCCAATCAATTTGCTACTTTTCTACTTTTTTCCCcttctcccctctccctctttgattaaaaaaaaaaaaaaaaaatcaatttcctaCGAGGAATATTGGCTTTGCATTTCTCGATCGTATTTATAAGAATTCCACATAACTATCACATTGTACCAAATTTTTACATGACATAATGATGTAGGACACTCCCAAGAAATTAGTCTAGAGAAGAGTTTCTGAGAGATTATTCTAAGAAGAGTTTCCGAGAAATCATTCTTGAGACTTCATCCTTAGAGATTTTTTCGAGAGATTATTCCCGAGAATCCAAACCCGATGGATGATCGCCAAAAGGTAACCCGAGCCATTCCAATCCGAGAGTTCATACCAAAGGttaacatgcatatatatagcCCATGATGAAAAAGCATAACTGGCATATTAATGACGAGAATCACCGCTAAGCTAAGATCTTACTTActgaagattttattttattttattttaattaagactttatttcttttttttactggccgtgttttgttttcttcgaGGAAAATAGGATTACATCGCTGACAAAGGTTGTCTTTCGTCGAAAAAAGGCATGACCATCTATATATGTTGatgtttatcaaattttcaTATGACATAATAATGTTTTTGAGATTGGATGAGTCATGGAAATTTTTAAGGCCCGTTTGCTAACCTCttccatgttttttcttttttctaccaagaaagttttttttttaaaaaaaaaaaaaaattaacaatttaaccACAAAACATTTACTACAAACTCAAATGaatttcacatttatgtcatatcaaaataagttttcaataataataataaaaaaatacattctaAAAAAGAAGGGTTATCAAACGcttaaatactttattttgtattctcatatatacatgattgttttgtattatttttttggtctattACACAACACcgacaaaatataaaaattattatattaagtttaaaacaatattgttaacGACTCAGTCTTCGTTGGATGCTAGGCAAGTCCAGGAGCACTACGTCAGAAGTGAGTGTATGGAGATCAATTTGACAATAAAGACCTGTCACATATATCTCGAGATCAAGAGTCTTCATTTCACATTTGTGATTAATTCATCACGACTGGATTTGTAATTATATGCAGTAATGTTTGGAAATTCAGCTGCAATTAATCCTTGTTAACTTCTTTATGATTGTACTATATATAACcagtcaaaattttcatttacaaacatcaaatcaataaaataaaataaaaaccaagaCCTTTTAGGGATCGATAGTTTATGGAGAGCCTTTTCACTTGAACACAATTTTtccaccaaaatctttgcaggTGAGTAAGCTTTTGCTTCCCAAACTGATGTACCTCAGCAAATCTTAAGCTTGAGACCCACTTGCAACATTTCCACCAAATAAGATACGTGCccaatttttcaaaccatgTGTGAGGGAGAGGAGAGATATGAACAACTAAGGAAAGAGACTCctggaagaaatttgtgtccaataaTAAGAACCCCTACTTGTACAGTTTGANNNNNNNNNNNNNNNNNNNNNNNNNNNNNNNNNNNNNNNNNNNNNNNNNNNNNNNNNNNNNNNNNNNNNNNNNNNNNNNNNNNNNNNNNNNNNNNNNNNNtttataatgatgcattatgatgatgatttataaagatgatttacaacgatgatctattactagaggtaatagtatgtatatgttacgggagatacaaccgtacatacatatattattatggctggatgtatatttatttgtgaaaacgattttcaaaactgagaacaaggagtaaaactacttatggttgtggattttacttgctgggcccctttgggctcattcagttttatttcttgttttcaggtagaaaggatgctgggataggaggccggaatggggacgggaataattattaattttcaaagtctttcatatcagtg
This window encodes:
- the LOC132179165 gene encoding protein ACCELERATED CELL DEATH 6-like → MDCAYYNAAAEGRIEVFKNVIDHESLGLLLTPNKNTILHIYITSLNSESNSTTPNAGSESTTTLNAGTESTTLIGRLGSTTNFVKKILKICPSLLRQANAKSETPILHIVAGSESTTTLNAGAESTTPNVGSESTTNFVEEILKMCPSLLRQANARCETPLHIAARYGHDGIVEVLIEYCAQTRAQTRHDQDLEEGIEPVKELLRMTNKEKDTALHEAVRYNHLEVVKLLISKDPDFSYSANDAGETPLYIAAERGFKDVLFEILDNCESPMHEGPLGRTALHAAIIHSLQHDDKGMVRRILEKIDGISRKKDNNGWTPLHLAAYFGFPSMVEQLLDKDREVAYMKDTKSMTPLHIAAQHGNYLAMKVIVERCPDCCELVDNRGWNVLHFAIKGRRSYKLNTIVDIIIENWSFSNLLNEKNADGDTPLHFYATTSSESLLKLKKFVSHPRLDEMAFNKQHLNAWDISAATEKRSWTERSIIQRELHGLPQRVITFEDEDKGGDKIDEDSISLLRNASEAHLVVATLITTVTFAACITMPGGFAGSGEGSHPGSALLKKNTAFKAFVIIDTLSMVLSSSAVFIHLVTPFFFGKNSNKKHGLYLVVLAYQLILGAMITMVLAFVTGTYAVLMHSLDLAIANCIIGLTFFVILFLVFKKLTKDAMKR